One segment of Halobaculum sp. CBA1158 DNA contains the following:
- a CDS encoding GNAT family N-acetyltransferase, translating to MSLNIPLPAGLGDYAWLETLVQREEIDQTIPLYIEADDGIEVVAVSLLCEDDLRMIYRAPNGWQLLTEYELSEDPIIHVDDLLDAVVAFVGTDARVVQKLAQELGEKLEEHWKMGFVPYSQSGKGDKFEELRQDCNCSGIDDPSIERVPGMSEIEESAEFRCHNCMSLYGIEYQGRRIDLDEVFSAEWLFTNSTPDDIVEIGAEDSFLVYSDGRPIDKTERVIGAMTSYGGDTSSSFARYIPENHQGLLYIRDDDAAGYVTWEELDGIQVLRQLYVRDHYRRRGIAEELIQTWCQEYCEDGVYYIDEPNDKSRSLFSKLGHIDGDGEYEAIELYPIRGVGNSLDGSQTLPQ from the coding sequence ATGAGCTTGAATATCCCACTTCCTGCGGGTCTCGGGGACTATGCTTGGCTCGAAACTCTTGTTCAACGTGAAGAAATTGATCAAACGATTCCTCTCTATATCGAAGCTGATGACGGGATTGAGGTCGTCGCTGTTTCCCTTCTCTGTGAAGATGATCTTCGGATGATCTACCGGGCACCTAATGGCTGGCAATTGCTCACAGAATATGAGTTGTCCGAGGACCCGATTATTCACGTAGACGACCTCCTTGATGCTGTCGTTGCATTTGTGGGAACAGACGCGAGAGTTGTTCAAAAACTCGCTCAGGAACTCGGTGAGAAGTTAGAGGAGCATTGGAAGATGGGATTTGTTCCGTATAGTCAATCTGGGAAGGGGGACAAATTTGAGGAACTTAGACAGGACTGCAATTGCTCAGGGATTGACGACCCGTCAATTGAGCGTGTTCCGGGAATGTCCGAAATCGAGGAATCAGCAGAATTTCGCTGCCATAACTGTATGAGCTTATATGGTATCGAGTATCAGGGTCGTAGAATCGATCTTGATGAGGTGTTCAGTGCTGAGTGGCTCTTCACGAATTCGACTCCGGATGACATCGTGGAGATCGGTGCCGAAGATTCATTTCTCGTGTATTCTGATGGTCGACCAATAGACAAAACAGAACGAGTCATCGGCGCGATGACTAGCTATGGTGGTGACACGAGTTCTTCTTTTGCCCGATATATCCCTGAGAACCACCAGGGATTGCTCTATATTCGAGATGACGACGCGGCTGGGTACGTCACTTGGGAAGAGCTGGATGGAATACAGGTTCTTCGACAGCTGTATGTCCGGGATCATTACCGGCGCCGGGGGATTGCTGAGGAATTGATTCAGACTTGGTGCCAGGAGTACTGCGAGGATGGTGTCTACTACATCGACGAACCGAACGACAAGAGCCGATCTCTGTTTTCAAAACTGGGTCATATTGACGGTGACGGTGAGTACGAAGCGATCGAACTATACCCGATTCGCGGAGTTGGAAATAGTCTCGACGGTAGCCAGACTCTCCCTCAATAG
- a CDS encoding TIR domain-containing protein: protein MSFNSRSSSNRRSEYRLFISHSWEYSDEYNRMVELLRDYPNFSFRNYSVPKVDEIDADTEEELEQALREDQIKPATVVIILGGMYVAHSKWIKKETILAEIESKPILGVTPRGNEQMPNFVEDHADQIVGWQGKSVVEGIRDLAD, encoded by the coding sequence ATGAGCTTCAACAGCAGATCTTCAAGCAACCGTCGGAGCGAATACCGACTGTTCATCTCGCACTCTTGGGAGTACAGCGACGAGTACAATCGGATGGTAGAACTACTTCGCGACTACCCGAATTTCAGTTTCCGGAACTACTCAGTACCGAAGGTGGATGAGATCGATGCTGACACCGAAGAGGAGCTGGAACAGGCGCTCCGGGAAGACCAGATCAAGCCAGCTACGGTCGTAATAATACTCGGGGGAATGTACGTAGCACACAGCAAATGGATCAAGAAAGAAACTATTTTAGCTGAAATCGAGAGCAAGCCTATTCTGGGTGTTACACCGCGCGGAAACGAGCAGATGCCCAATTTCGTTGAAGACCACGCAGATCAGATCGTGGGTTGGCAAGGAAAGAGTGTGGTAGAGGGAATTCGAGATCTGGCTGATTGA
- a CDS encoding TIR domain-containing protein, with protein sequence MSQDTSSPLKTTWEAAFDDIRGSPNPESAVRFVLKSAVNDLPTGFYRDDGDRLLPTYKGNDLGKEFTVRELGPVYTVTQSGDNSLPEFSSSQSSLFEPNDQQSGLVPTDNSLSRSSTDTQNQQGLSSGQKIAGGALLLYAAYKGLEALASAGSSTQESSSSSGGNTGQSLPRLARAATRLEDKQYNVFVSHSWEYDEHYERIVDFLDEVPSLKWQNHSVPSTDPLPVDTDSALRSELRNQMKTASVVVVSSGMYGAHSTWIPEELELADELDKPVIAIIPEGQSKVPEKIQEVADTQVGWRKASLVDALAEYA encoded by the coding sequence ATGAGCCAAGACACCTCCTCCCCATTGAAAACCACCTGGGAGGCTGCGTTTGATGATATTCGTGGCAGTCCAAACCCCGAATCAGCTGTTCGATTCGTTCTGAAGTCAGCTGTTAACGATCTACCTACCGGATTCTATCGCGATGATGGAGACCGCCTACTGCCGACCTACAAAGGGAACGATCTCGGAAAGGAGTTCACCGTTCGAGAACTCGGCCCCGTTTATACAGTAACGCAATCTGGGGATAACAGTCTCCCTGAGTTCAGTTCCTCTCAATCGTCGCTCTTCGAGCCGAATGACCAACAGTCGGGCCTTGTCCCGACCGACAATTCCCTGAGCCGCAGTTCTACCGACACTCAGAACCAGCAGGGTCTCTCGTCTGGACAAAAAATCGCTGGCGGTGCTTTGCTCCTATATGCTGCCTACAAAGGGCTGGAAGCCTTGGCCTCTGCAGGCTCGTCGACTCAAGAGTCCTCTTCCTCCTCAGGCGGAAATACTGGGCAATCACTCCCTCGCTTAGCACGCGCTGCAACTCGACTTGAGGACAAGCAGTACAACGTTTTTGTCTCCCACTCGTGGGAGTACGACGAACACTACGAGCGTATCGTTGATTTCCTTGATGAGGTTCCGTCGCTCAAGTGGCAGAATCATAGTGTCCCTTCAACTGACCCCCTGCCCGTGGATACCGACTCTGCCCTTCGCTCTGAACTCCGGAACCAGATGAAAACGGCGTCGGTTGTCGTCGTAAGTAGTGGAATGTACGGTGCTCACAGCACTTGGATCCCGGAGGAGCTGGAACTCGCCGATGAACTGGACAAGCCGGTGATCGCAATCATTCCAGAGGGGCAATCGAAGGTCCCCGAGAAAATCCAAGAAGTCGCAGATACTCAGGTAGGATGGCGAAAGGCCTCGCTAGTCGACGCACTCGCTGAATATGCCTGA
- a CDS encoding helicase-related protein, producing the protein MLSLPPLVDNANRTLEDAYKRIIPQIEEGRIATGYFYLSGFDLYREDLENLADPDELGHAPLRILMGRQTNRGTADEIGEGQNLKEELKREVRESISELNNAQIGRLDRLRDFIAEGEVSVRVRNPENGYFHAKGASFRAPLEDDEDWGHDGDEDTRPCATVVGSSNFTKSGHQNNIELNLTSQDRHKAEAFEEWYDNQWANAEEFSEEIIRIIENSEEYQDWKKQQEDESDQETSSEELGTYLQPFELYKLLAYDELSGNVNIRDSPLYYFQKLGYESAKEKLSQFNGCIVSDSVGLGKSFIGGELLHDYRQRGDHCLLIVPANLTDQWEDLLQNDTDEDGNPYFGLEVDGTHLDVMSISKFQNLSYDEVQDLKDEFDVLLIDEAHRFRNYGKWRPNPDHDDDYKGTRRHANLRQLRGKTMIMLTATPINNSATDLKNLISLFTSPEELRNKASLDFDAFDEYIELSETRKRIASGKEEVDDDEQQEITEQLQRHSSEISNILNEVMVLRTRKHVKDQIQDSEDFEMSFKPPKLNKQQYSLPAAYQPIYRMLPDVMDALHLPHITVKNPKAGSTLKALYKLNLLKRLESSTYAFVQSIETLHQSERQLLGLLGELPEDEDIDMLRTVREGDDSELGDFVEGADAAEDLEQTLEEFGFDTTAIQSEEGADTEGDELADATIGEVKTYIREDLTLLSYFLSQFIGDVARDAGDVSDYAVSTRQWLADHDAGVLPDIPEEEMNPILYPNSDLSEVDPATRDFYEAVFSLREFRDPKIDRLADVLTNHDQKVLIFTQYRATADYVYRTLCDNEDSPLTEANSAVVKGGDENKQDIIQRFAPEASGYQQTLAESGDSELQYVVATDTLSEGVNLQDVHVVVNYDLPWNPMRIVQRVGRVDRIGSTAEKHVHNFYPDGDIEAAIKLLKRLQAKINDIALIVGKENNILDPNEDQILEKTGVDTEKTIGELQVDEIEDSLQKSREIDDVNELDDTSKNPLLRNAGSNEHAAFERYLLKRELNEDYDLTAEDFEYAEDFFNDPPEEREFLYTNVTDHDAGPRPGVFALAHLWFDDDDHESPLGRVRRAFYYKPFADEVNERPVSTLNIDPSVDGEPITGHPDTVLSNRGEIQAVLDERLEVIREGQVEGAFKQGEAFSKEQETILDFISHYVQPNHGDEPAPVEEFETIGEWATDIEARLQEVKLANTDEDRILREIFRQNEQYDSFPEWPTGEFLSQLEKFLEENVEASTEYQTKLMGESDVQAKLVCWGVVGQ; encoded by the coding sequence ATGCTCTCACTTCCTCCGCTTGTCGATAACGCCAACAGAACACTAGAAGACGCTTACAAGCGGATCATTCCTCAGATCGAGGAAGGCCGTATCGCAACTGGCTACTTTTATCTCTCAGGATTTGACCTCTACCGGGAAGACCTTGAAAACCTGGCTGACCCCGATGAGCTCGGCCACGCTCCGCTTCGGATTTTGATGGGCCGTCAGACGAATAGGGGAACTGCTGACGAAATCGGTGAGGGACAGAATCTCAAAGAGGAACTCAAAAGAGAGGTGAGAGAAAGCATCTCGGAGCTGAATAACGCTCAGATCGGCCGACTGGACCGGCTACGAGACTTTATCGCCGAAGGCGAGGTGAGCGTCCGTGTGCGAAATCCTGAAAATGGTTACTTCCACGCAAAGGGTGCATCATTTCGAGCGCCACTCGAAGATGACGAAGATTGGGGACACGACGGGGATGAAGACACCCGCCCATGTGCTACAGTTGTCGGCTCCTCGAACTTCACCAAGAGCGGCCACCAGAACAACATCGAGCTGAACCTCACGAGTCAGGATCGACACAAGGCCGAAGCGTTCGAGGAGTGGTACGACAACCAGTGGGCCAACGCCGAGGAGTTCAGTGAGGAGATCATCCGAATCATCGAGAACAGCGAGGAGTACCAGGACTGGAAGAAACAGCAGGAGGACGAGTCCGACCAGGAGACGTCATCCGAGGAGCTGGGCACGTATCTCCAACCGTTCGAACTCTACAAGCTGCTCGCCTACGACGAACTGAGTGGGAACGTCAACATCCGTGACAGCCCACTGTACTACTTCCAGAAGCTCGGGTACGAGAGTGCAAAGGAGAAGCTCTCCCAGTTCAACGGGTGCATAGTCTCCGACTCGGTCGGCCTGGGAAAATCATTTATTGGCGGTGAACTCCTCCACGACTACCGCCAACGTGGCGACCACTGTCTCCTCATTGTCCCGGCCAACCTGACTGATCAGTGGGAAGACCTACTCCAGAACGACACTGACGAAGACGGCAATCCGTACTTCGGGTTAGAGGTAGACGGCACGCACCTTGACGTGATGAGTATCAGCAAGTTCCAGAATCTCTCCTACGACGAGGTGCAGGACCTCAAAGACGAGTTCGACGTCCTGCTTATCGACGAGGCTCATCGGTTCCGGAATTACGGGAAGTGGCGACCGAATCCGGACCACGATGATGACTACAAGGGGACGCGACGACACGCGAATCTCAGGCAACTCCGCGGAAAGACGATGATTATGCTGACCGCGACCCCGATCAATAACAGCGCTACCGACCTAAAGAACCTCATCAGCTTGTTCACCAGCCCGGAGGAACTTCGGAACAAGGCGTCACTCGACTTTGATGCGTTCGACGAATATATCGAACTCTCGGAGACGCGAAAACGCATTGCATCCGGGAAAGAGGAGGTCGACGACGACGAACAGCAAGAAATCACCGAGCAGCTACAGCGACACTCCTCTGAGATTTCGAATATCTTGAACGAAGTGATGGTTCTCCGGACGCGTAAGCACGTCAAAGATCAGATTCAGGACAGCGAAGACTTCGAGATGAGCTTCAAGCCGCCGAAACTCAACAAGCAACAGTACTCCCTGCCGGCGGCCTACCAGCCAATATATCGGATGCTTCCCGACGTGATGGACGCCCTCCACCTTCCCCACATCACAGTCAAAAACCCGAAAGCGGGGAGCACGCTGAAAGCTCTCTACAAGCTGAACCTCCTCAAACGGCTCGAGTCCTCAACGTACGCGTTCGTCCAGTCGATCGAGACGCTGCATCAGAGCGAACGCCAGCTTCTCGGTCTTCTTGGTGAACTCCCCGAAGACGAAGACATCGATATGCTCCGAACTGTTCGGGAGGGGGATGACTCTGAACTCGGTGACTTTGTCGAAGGAGCCGACGCTGCTGAAGATCTCGAACAAACACTCGAAGAATTCGGCTTCGATACCACCGCTATTCAATCGGAAGAAGGAGCTGATACCGAGGGAGATGAACTCGCAGACGCCACCATCGGCGAGGTGAAGACGTACATCAGGGAGGACCTCACCCTTCTATCGTATTTCCTCTCGCAGTTCATCGGTGATGTCGCCCGTGATGCGGGTGATGTGAGTGATTATGCGGTTTCCACGCGGCAATGGCTCGCTGACCACGACGCTGGTGTCCTCCCAGATATTCCTGAAGAAGAGATGAATCCGATTCTCTACCCGAATAGTGATCTGAGCGAAGTCGACCCCGCCACACGCGACTTTTACGAGGCCGTCTTTTCACTCCGCGAGTTCCGCGATCCGAAGATCGACCGACTTGCAGATGTCCTCACTAATCACGATCAGAAGGTGCTCATCTTCACGCAGTATCGGGCAACTGCAGACTATGTCTATCGAACCCTCTGTGACAACGAGGATTCACCACTCACAGAGGCGAACAGTGCCGTCGTCAAGGGCGGTGACGAGAATAAGCAGGACATCATTCAACGCTTTGCACCCGAAGCGTCAGGCTACCAGCAAACGCTCGCCGAGTCGGGGGACTCAGAGCTACAGTACGTAGTGGCCACTGACACGCTGAGTGAAGGGGTTAATCTTCAGGACGTTCATGTGGTGGTCAATTACGACCTGCCGTGGAACCCGATGCGGATTGTCCAGCGTGTCGGGCGAGTCGACCGGATCGGGAGTACCGCCGAGAAACACGTCCACAACTTCTACCCGGACGGCGACATCGAGGCGGCGATTAAGCTCCTGAAACGCCTACAGGCAAAGATCAACGATATTGCGCTCATCGTCGGAAAGGAGAACAACATCCTCGATCCGAACGAAGACCAGATTCTTGAAAAGACAGGTGTAGACACGGAGAAGACTATCGGGGAATTACAGGTGGACGAGATTGAGGACTCTCTCCAGAAGTCCCGTGAAATTGACGACGTGAATGAACTTGACGACACGAGCAAGAATCCGCTCCTCCGCAATGCTGGGAGTAATGAACACGCTGCGTTCGAGCGGTACCTTCTGAAGCGAGAACTGAACGAGGATTATGACCTGACTGCGGAAGACTTCGAGTACGCTGAGGACTTCTTTAATGACCCGCCCGAAGAACGAGAATTCCTCTACACGAATGTAACTGACCACGATGCCGGTCCTCGTCCGGGCGTGTTCGCCCTTGCCCACCTCTGGTTTGACGATGATGACCACGAGTCCCCGCTTGGTCGCGTCCGTCGTGCTTTCTACTACAAGCCCTTCGCCGACGAGGTCAATGAGCGGCCCGTGAGCACGCTCAATATTGACCCTTCAGTTGACGGCGAACCGATTACCGGGCATCCAGATACGGTGTTATCGAATCGTGGTGAAATTCAAGCAGTGCTTGACGAGCGTCTTGAGGTGATTCGAGAGGGCCAAGTTGAGGGTGCTTTCAAACAGGGAGAGGCCTTCTCGAAGGAACAAGAGACGATCCTCGATTTCATCAGTCACTACGTTCAGCCGAATCACGGCGATGAGCCGGCTCCTGTTGAAGAGTTCGAAACGATAGGAGAATGGGCTACCGACATTGAAGCGCGGCTGCAGGAGGTAAAGCTGGCGAACACGGATGAAGACCGAATTCTACGGGAAATCTTTCGCCAGAACGAGCAGTACGACTCTTTCCCAGAGTGGCCGACCGGGGAGTTCCTCAGTCAGCTTGAGAAGTTCTTGGAAGAGAACGTCGAAGCCTCTACTGAATACCAGACGAAACTAATGGGAGAGAGTGATGTACAAGCGAAGCTCGTATGCTGGGGCGTTGTCGGACAGTGA
- a CDS encoding DNA methyltransferase, which yields MTLQQITASDIAGWDSLHDIANSFEKRGLKPRPKLGGDNELVVQLDDDEFIVVVNAGPGETATDFKPENRSRHTNLVATNDFETFTFITRVRSWEGQQHGRIKHQKISFSKEQFTRDSGEKNTILQKLNSIEYGSSAAIYDTLYDTQQVVKEFYEQFEELRTDLIQEVTGIPDDRGDAKQRYVQVILDRMIFLYFIQEKRLLDRNPNYLHEQPNEVVDEGGDHYEEFYEPLFFEYLAEDKQNPDFGSLPYLNGGLFARNPVEEEFEDAKLGGSAEETNGLFDDILDFLSDWNWNVDERLDIVDPKNLSPAILGHIFEQTVNQKEMGAYYTPEEITGFMARRTIHPYLLDQLNEAVDADYDEIDNVFGFPVPEADSSAEAVADGGTITQQVPTENVQTSHVETLYHDILKEAHILDPAVGSGAFLLAAQEVLMDLYMQCIEYFQRLEAEGQGWELESRTREEIEEIESGKGSSSLYAKRTAILNNLYGVDIDEGAVEICKLRLWLSMVADIEDEPSEVEPLPNIDFNVRQGNSLIGQLDTDIESNEDGDSDLDSWEVKTRFEDVKEAIKKHKKAETSVEAQEWRKEAEDRIEEHRDKFDEILRREFQDAGFDDITIEGIREWSPFHWPLEFADVFEKGGFDVFIGNPPWDMLYANRDDFFIRYDEQFRTYPSEEKDGVMEDLLSNSEVAWEWEDYKESMETQADFFTQGDVYKLQSPVVGGRTMPTKNELSALFLERVFRLSRDGVKVSLLLPGTIFGGVMGKDLRMHLLDHTDVENLIGFENKGIFEAIDDRYRFAILTFEYGGKTSALRGIFNQRDMDIVYRIEDEAVNIPRDVLVSYSPEGGIFPSITSQIEVSVLEKVVEQPSLGEDLEEAWTVDMLTKEFVESTDKDRLLTSPEEADYPVYGGKNIHQFQYDNTHTDALDGPQYWSRGMYDPPNSAQYRVREKKFNRGNLKRAIYDAFGGSETRKSQVQFVDELLEEHRSHGLEEEDVLLDCTEYRIGIRDVSRSRDERTIIATVLPKDVICLHTINTFKPFAIEPEEEHLTESPLRSPYVRRFTDQELFVATGLLNSIAFDFLMRTKVETHIVKRELLESQLPRLTDGDDWFHYIAERAARLNCYGKEFKEMRERLGGIEAAVENQERRELQAEIDAAAFHAYGLERRDVKFVLDDFHRVESPKLMDEMYFDLVLEKYDLLDQKGPLP from the coding sequence ATGACTCTCCAGCAGATCACCGCATCCGATATCGCGGGCTGGGACTCTTTACACGATATAGCGAACTCCTTTGAAAAACGCGGGCTCAAACCACGCCCGAAACTTGGGGGCGATAACGAACTCGTAGTCCAGCTTGATGATGACGAATTCATCGTCGTTGTCAATGCTGGCCCCGGTGAGACTGCCACGGACTTCAAACCGGAAAATCGCTCACGGCATACCAACCTTGTTGCCACCAACGATTTCGAGACCTTCACCTTCATTACGCGAGTCCGAAGCTGGGAGGGGCAGCAGCACGGTCGAATTAAGCATCAAAAGATTTCGTTCTCGAAGGAGCAGTTCACGCGGGACAGCGGAGAGAAGAACACTATTCTCCAGAAGCTGAACTCGATCGAGTACGGTTCCTCTGCTGCGATATACGATACGCTCTACGATACGCAACAGGTCGTCAAGGAGTTCTATGAACAGTTCGAGGAACTCCGGACAGATCTCATTCAAGAGGTTACAGGCATCCCTGACGATCGTGGTGATGCGAAGCAACGATATGTGCAGGTCATTCTTGACCGGATGATCTTCCTATACTTCATCCAGGAAAAACGCCTTCTTGATCGGAACCCGAATTACCTTCACGAACAGCCGAATGAAGTCGTTGACGAGGGTGGTGACCACTACGAAGAGTTCTACGAACCGCTCTTCTTCGAATACCTCGCAGAAGACAAACAGAACCCTGACTTCGGTAGTCTTCCGTACCTGAACGGTGGCTTGTTCGCAAGGAATCCTGTCGAAGAGGAGTTTGAGGACGCGAAATTAGGTGGCTCTGCCGAGGAAACGAACGGGCTCTTCGATGATATCCTCGACTTCCTCTCCGACTGGAATTGGAACGTCGACGAACGACTCGACATCGTCGATCCCAAGAACCTCTCCCCGGCGATCTTGGGCCATATCTTCGAACAAACGGTCAATCAGAAGGAGATGGGGGCGTACTACACACCGGAAGAGATCACGGGGTTCATGGCCCGCCGAACGATCCATCCGTATCTGCTCGATCAACTTAACGAGGCTGTGGACGCAGACTACGACGAGATTGACAATGTGTTCGGATTCCCCGTGCCCGAGGCAGATAGTAGCGCAGAAGCTGTTGCCGATGGCGGAACCATAACTCAGCAAGTTCCAACGGAAAATGTCCAGACCAGCCATGTGGAGACTCTCTACCACGACATTCTGAAGGAAGCGCACATTCTCGATCCCGCCGTAGGAAGTGGCGCCTTCCTGCTCGCCGCACAGGAGGTGCTGATGGACCTATACATGCAATGCATTGAGTATTTCCAGCGGCTCGAAGCTGAAGGGCAAGGCTGGGAGCTAGAATCCAGAACGCGAGAAGAGATAGAGGAAATCGAGTCAGGGAAAGGCTCCTCATCACTGTACGCAAAGCGAACGGCCATCCTCAACAATTTGTACGGAGTCGATATCGACGAAGGTGCTGTTGAGATTTGCAAGCTCAGACTCTGGTTGTCGATGGTCGCTGATATCGAGGATGAACCGAGTGAGGTGGAGCCGCTCCCCAATATCGATTTCAACGTACGGCAAGGGAACAGCCTAATCGGCCAACTCGATACCGACATCGAGAGTAACGAAGACGGAGACAGCGATCTCGATTCTTGGGAGGTGAAAACTCGCTTTGAGGACGTGAAAGAGGCCATCAAGAAGCACAAGAAAGCGGAGACCAGTGTTGAAGCTCAAGAATGGCGGAAAGAAGCAGAAGATAGAATTGAGGAACATCGGGACAAATTTGACGAAATCCTACGGCGAGAATTCCAAGACGCTGGCTTTGACGACATAACGATCGAGGGGATTCGGGAGTGGTCCCCATTCCACTGGCCGTTGGAGTTCGCCGACGTCTTCGAGAAAGGTGGATTCGACGTGTTCATCGGGAATCCACCGTGGGACATGCTCTACGCGAATCGCGACGACTTCTTCATCCGCTACGATGAGCAGTTCCGTACCTATCCGTCGGAGGAAAAGGACGGTGTGATGGAAGACCTCCTCTCAAACTCAGAAGTTGCGTGGGAATGGGAGGACTACAAGGAGTCGATGGAAACTCAGGCAGACTTCTTCACGCAGGGAGATGTCTATAAGCTCCAATCTCCGGTGGTGGGGGGTCGAACGATGCCGACAAAGAACGAACTTTCAGCTCTATTTCTTGAGCGGGTCTTCAGACTCTCCAGAGACGGCGTGAAGGTGAGTCTGCTCCTCCCCGGTACTATCTTCGGGGGAGTAATGGGGAAAGACCTCCGAATGCATCTGCTGGACCATACGGACGTGGAGAATCTCATCGGGTTCGAGAACAAGGGAATCTTTGAGGCCATCGACGATAGATACCGGTTCGCGATTCTGACGTTCGAATATGGGGGGAAGACATCAGCCCTTCGGGGGATATTCAACCAACGTGACATGGATATAGTCTACAGGATCGAAGATGAGGCAGTCAACATTCCGCGCGACGTACTCGTCAGTTATTCTCCAGAAGGGGGAATCTTCCCATCCATCACCTCGCAGATCGAAGTAAGCGTCTTGGAGAAGGTAGTTGAGCAGCCTTCCTTGGGTGAAGATTTAGAGGAGGCTTGGACAGTTGATATGCTCACTAAGGAGTTCGTTGAATCGACTGATAAGGATAGGCTCCTGACATCGCCGGAGGAGGCCGACTATCCCGTCTATGGCGGCAAAAATATCCATCAGTTTCAGTACGATAATACCCACACAGATGCGTTAGATGGACCGCAGTACTGGAGTCGGGGGATGTACGATCCACCGAATAGTGCTCAGTACCGTGTTCGAGAGAAGAAATTCAACAGGGGTAATCTCAAACGGGCAATCTACGACGCCTTTGGAGGTTCAGAGACGAGGAAGTCTCAAGTTCAATTCGTAGATGAACTACTCGAAGAACACCGTAGTCACGGACTTGAGGAAGAAGATGTCCTGCTCGATTGCACTGAATACCGAATCGGTATTCGAGACGTTTCTCGATCCCGGGACGAGCGGACGATAATAGCTACGGTACTTCCGAAGGACGTCATCTGTCTCCACACCATTAACACGTTCAAGCCGTTCGCTATTGAACCGGAAGAGGAACACCTCACAGAGTCCCCACTTCGGTCACCCTACGTCCGGCGATTTACGGATCAAGAACTCTTCGTGGCAACGGGACTCCTGAACAGCATTGCGTTCGATTTCCTGATGCGAACTAAAGTCGAGACGCACATCGTCAAGCGCGAGCTGCTGGAATCCCAGCTACCACGGCTCACCGACGGAGATGATTGGTTCCATTATATCGCTGAACGAGCTGCCCGATTGAACTGTTACGGGAAAGAATTCAAAGAAATGCGTGAGCGACTCGGCGGAATCGAGGCAGCGGTAGAAAACCAGGAACGCAGAGAATTACAGGCTGAAATCGACGCGGCCGCATTCCACGCGTATGGCCTGGAACGTCGTGACGTGAAGTTTGTCCTCGACGACTTCCATCGCGTTGAGAGTCCGAAGCTGATGGACGAGATGTACTTCGATCTGGTCTTGGAGAAATATGATTTACTGGATCAGAAGGGGCCCCTACCGTAG
- a CDS encoding site-specific integrase, producing the protein MDMVATRERALSEREFELLLEGAGRIDDTQQRLETRAAILLGGRLGLRPGETTHLSKSWVDLERQMIQIPTQENCTKGRDGGICGYCRQAVKQRLDHNPNTDFQSFAERYWLPKTEAASRTVPYHFSYRVRVGVELLLDEHSGWPYSFSTLQRRLETALKLSPELSNDATSLHGLRATAASYHAGRGLDLPALRAMFGWEDITTARQYLNVDGAMTRRALDSIHQ; encoded by the coding sequence ATGGATATGGTAGCAACACGAGAGAGGGCCCTTAGCGAACGCGAGTTCGAACTACTGTTAGAAGGTGCTGGGCGAATAGATGATACACAACAGAGACTCGAAACACGAGCGGCCATTCTCCTTGGAGGCCGTCTTGGACTTAGACCAGGAGAAACAACGCACTTGTCGAAATCGTGGGTTGACCTAGAGCGGCAGATGATCCAGATTCCCACACAGGAAAACTGTACGAAGGGACGGGATGGTGGCATCTGTGGATACTGCCGGCAGGCGGTAAAACAACGGCTAGATCACAATCCCAATACGGATTTTCAGAGCTTTGCTGAGCGTTATTGGCTCCCGAAAACAGAAGCCGCATCTCGAACAGTTCCGTACCACTTTTCGTATCGGGTTCGAGTCGGGGTTGAATTGTTACTCGACGAACATAGTGGCTGGCCGTATTCGTTCTCGACCTTACAGCGACGTCTAGAAACGGCCCTGAAATTGTCCCCAGAATTGTCTAACGACGCAACCTCATTACATGGGTTACGTGCCACAGCAGCGTCGTACCATGCAGGAAGAGGCTTGGATCTTCCCGCACTCCGAGCAATGTTCGGGTGGGAGGACATCACGACCGCACGTCAATATCTAAATGTCGATGGAGCTATGACCCGACGAGCGCTGGACAGTATTCATCAGTAA
- a CDS encoding TRAM domain-containing protein, giving the protein MVEISDSLCSLFTAKIKEEDGTFVIEIPPSEIKHGALTGDETYRIALLDSSSEAESTSPQAPRNPASQGSTSHDSSGPPVDEGEVRDVTIETVGDQGDGIAKVERGYVVIVPGAQPGDEPTVEIEQVQENVAFASIVDSDPRAL; this is encoded by the coding sequence ATGGTAGAAATCTCAGACTCCCTGTGTTCGCTGTTCACTGCGAAAATTAAGGAGGAGGATGGAACTTTCGTCATCGAGATTCCTCCGAGTGAGATCAAGCACGGGGCGCTGACCGGTGATGAAACGTATCGCATCGCTCTCCTTGATTCCTCCTCCGAAGCTGAATCAACATCCCCACAGGCCCCACGGAATCCCGCCTCTCAGGGGAGCACGAGCCATGATTCATCTGGTCCTCCTGTTGATGAGGGAGAAGTGCGCGACGTGACAATCGAAACCGTCGGTGATCAAGGAGACGGTATTGCGAAAGTCGAACGGGGGTACGTCGTGATCGTCCCCGGCGCTCAGCCCGGTGACGAGCCAACAGTCGAAATCGAACAAGTTCAGGAGAACGTCGCGTTTGCGAGCATTGTCGATAGCGATCCGCGAGCACTCTAA